In the Parus major isolate Abel chromosome 4A, Parus_major1.1, whole genome shotgun sequence genome, one interval contains:
- the LOC107203651 gene encoding probable G-protein coupled receptor 83, with protein MSVWLDQGSAAPAMRQHTWFPLQYMPKPFWRAENHNATNFFSALYGFPNQSFFHSDLNLEDLGDFDSGAKYEGESQSRTVKALLIVAYSVIICISLFGNILVCHVVIKNKRMHSATNLFIVNLAIADVMITTLNTPFTLVRFVSSTWVFGKLMCHISRFVQYCSVHVSVLTLAAIALDRHQVIMHPLKPRMSMVKGGICIIIIWVMASCFSLPHAIYQTLTRFYIGNRTIRMVCLPSFPPPADLFWKYLDLTTFVLLYVLPLLVISITYTIVAKKLWLRNAIGDLTMEQYYAHQRKKKMTLKMLMVVVVVFAVCWFPLNCYVVLISCRAIHSSNALYFAFHWFAMSSTCYNPFIYCWLNESFRTELRSLLCVCQRRSTAQGHALQPISPLFRHAKAENCPCKRSSTCQKAQTPSQRNSARTDISSVQPIVAES; from the exons ATGAGCGTGTGGCTGGACCAGGGCTCCGCTGCCCCAGCCATGAGACAGCACACCTGGTTCCCCCTGCAGTACATGCCCAAGCCCTTCTGGAGAGCGGAGAACCACAACGCGACCAACTTCTTCTCTGCACTGTACGGCTTCCCTAACCAGTCCTTCTTCCACAGTGACTTGAACCTGGAGGACCTGGGGGACTTTGATAGCGGAGCCAAGTATGAGGGCGAGTCCCAGAGCCGGACAGTGAAGGCGCTGCTGATTGTCGCCTACTCTGTGATCATCTGCATCTCTCTCTTCGGCAACATCCTGGTGTGCCACGTGGTCATCAAGAACAAGAGGATGCACTCTGCCACCAACCTCTTCATCGTAAATCTGGCCATTGCTGACGTGATGATCACCACCCTGAACACCCCCTTCACACTG GTGAGGTTTGTGAGCAGCACCTGGGTTTTTGGAAAGCTGATGTGTCACATCAGCCGGTTTGTTCAGTACTGCTCTGTCCACGTGTCTGTGCTGACCCTTGCTGCCATTGCACTGGACCGGCACCAG GTGATCATGCACCCTCTCAAGCCACGCATGTCCATGGTGAAAGGAGGGATttgcatcatcatcatctggGTTATGGCCAGCTGCTTCTCGCTGCCTCACGCCATTTATCAGACTCTGACAAGGTTTTATATTGG AAACAGAACCATCCGAATGGTGTGCCTCCCCagcttccctcctcctgctgatCTTTTCTGGAAGTATTTGGACCTGACTACATTTGTTCTCTTGTATGTTCTGCCCTTGCTTGTGATCTCCATCACATACACCATAGTGGCCAAAAAGCTCTGGCTGAGGAACGCCATTGGGGACCTCACCATGGAGCAATACTATGCCCATCAGCGGAAGAAGAAGATGACGCTGAAGATgctgatggtggtggtggttgtgTTTGCCGTCTGCTGGTTTCCCCTGAACTGCTACGTGGTGCTGATCTCCTGCAGGGCCATCCACAGCAGCAACGCTCTGTACTTCGCTTTTCACTGGTTTGCCATGAGCAGCACCTGCTACAACCCCTTCATCTACTGCTGGCTGAACGAGAGCTTCCGCACGGAGCTGCGCTCCCTGCTGTGCGTGTGCCAGCgcaggagcacagctcagggccACGCTCTGCAGCCCATCTCCCCACTGTTCCGGCATGCCAAGGCTGAGAACTGCCCGTGCAAAAGAAGCAGCACGTGCCAGAAGGCACAGACACCCTCCCAGAGGAACTCTGCAAGGACAGACATATCCAGCGTGCAGCCAATTGTGGCAGAAAGCTGA